In Thermodesulfovibrionales bacterium, the following proteins share a genomic window:
- the ychF gene encoding redox-regulated ATPase YchF: MKLAIIGLSNSGKTTVFNALTGQNIETTIYPTVSGDPNMGVVKVPDPRVTRLAEIYKPRKTTFATVEYVDYIGLTKGDVEQNRRVFDLIKDVDAVVHVVRAFEDESVLHPLNEINVRRDIETLELELIFGDLEFVEKRLQRMEEGAKRGKKPNEAEKKLLMKCREVLEKEMPLRNVSFDEEEQKIMKPLQFFSTKREVVVLNIGESALNSNEASKLQKDSEDYFEKKGLTKTTKVVSLCGRIEMEIAQLSAGEARAFLDDLGIEEPALNKLIHISYDLLGLISFLTTGEDEVRAWTVTRGTNAQRAAGKIHSDIERGFIRAEVVHYDDFLSSGSMAAARERGLLRLEGKTYEVRDGDIINFRFNV; the protein is encoded by the coding sequence GTGAAATTAGCGATCATAGGACTATCGAATTCGGGAAAGACAACGGTTTTTAACGCCCTCACGGGACAGAACATCGAGACCACCATTTATCCCACGGTGAGCGGCGATCCGAACATGGGCGTTGTGAAGGTACCCGATCCGCGGGTCACCAGACTTGCAGAGATCTACAAGCCGAGGAAGACGACCTTTGCGACTGTTGAGTATGTCGATTACATCGGCCTCACAAAGGGCGACGTTGAACAGAACCGTAGGGTCTTTGATCTTATCAAGGATGTCGATGCCGTTGTTCATGTGGTGCGGGCCTTCGAGGACGAGTCGGTCCTCCACCCACTGAACGAGATTAACGTCCGGCGTGACATCGAGACCCTCGAGCTCGAACTCATATTCGGGGACCTCGAATTCGTTGAGAAGAGACTACAGAGGATGGAGGAGGGGGCAAAGAGGGGCAAGAAACCGAATGAGGCCGAGAAGAAGCTCCTCATGAAGTGCAGGGAGGTCCTCGAGAAGGAGATGCCCCTGAGGAACGTAAGCTTCGATGAAGAGGAGCAGAAGATCATGAAGCCCCTCCAGTTTTTCTCGACAAAACGCGAGGTCGTCGTCCTGAATATCGGGGAGAGTGCGCTGAACAGCAACGAGGCATCGAAACTCCAGAAGGATTCTGAAGATTACTTTGAGAAAAAGGGTCTCACCAAAACCACGAAGGTCGTGAGTCTCTGCGGCAGGATCGAAATGGAGATCGCACAGTTGTCTGCTGGAGAGGCGAGGGCCTTTCTGGACGACCTGGGAATAGAGGAACCTGCGCTCAATAAACTTATCCACATAAGCTATGACCTCCTGGGTCTTATTTCCTTCCTCACGACGGGTGAGGACGAAGTGAGGGCGTGGACCGTGACGAGAGGAACGAACGCCCAGCGGGCGGCTGGGAAGATTCACTCCGATATCGAAAGGGGGTTCATCAGGGCCGAGGTCGTTCACTACGATGATTTTCTCTCGTCAGGAAGCATGGCTGCCGCCCGGGAGAGGGGCCTCTTGAGACTCGAAGGAAAGACCTACGAAGTGAGGGACGGGGATATCATCAACTTCAGGTTCAATGTCTAA
- the recR gene encoding recombination mediator RecR, translated as MTQGIIENLINELTRLPGIGRKTAQRLAFFLLTMPVEEAKGIARAIDEVKEKARFCSQCFNITDADLCEICRDERRDHTKICVVEEPSNILVIERSRFYHGLYHVLLGSISPIDGITPDKLKINELISRVGPGTITEVIIATNPNTKGEITAQYLKEVLSTYPVKVTRIAYGLPMGSDIEFADEVTLSKALEGRRQM; from the coding sequence ATGACGCAGGGCATCATCGAGAACCTCATCAACGAACTCACGCGCCTTCCCGGCATCGGAAGAAAGACAGCCCAAAGACTCGCCTTCTTTCTCCTTACCATGCCCGTTGAGGAGGCGAAGGGCATTGCGAGGGCGATCGATGAGGTCAAGGAAAAGGCGAGGTTCTGTTCCCAATGTTTCAACATCACCGATGCCGACCTCTGCGAGATATGCAGGGATGAGCGCCGGGACCATACGAAGATTTGCGTGGTGGAAGAGCCGAGCAACATCCTTGTCATCGAGAGATCAAGGTTTTACCACGGCCTTTACCATGTCCTCCTCGGTTCCATCTCTCCCATTGACGGCATAACGCCGGATAAGCTGAAGATCAATGAACTCATAAGCAGGGTCGGCCCGGGCACGATCACCGAGGTGATTATCGCAACAAACCCAAACACCAAAGGCGAGATAACGGCACAGTACCTGAAAGAGGTCCTCAGTACTTATCCGGTGAAGGTTACGAGAATCGCCTATGGTCTTCCCATGGGCAGCGACATCGAATTTGCCGATGAGGTGACGCTGAGCAAGGCCCTCGAAGGAAGAAGGCAGATGTGA
- a CDS encoding YbaB/EbfC family nucleoid-associated protein, translating into MSKKMLGDIMREAQKLQTQMQKLQEEAKKKTVEASAGGGMVTVMANGANELVSIKIEKDVVNPDDVEMLQDLILAASNEALRRAQQMVSEEMSKLTGGLQLPGLGGLGNMFG; encoded by the coding sequence ATGTCTAAGAAGATGCTTGGTGATATTATGCGTGAGGCCCAGAAGCTTCAGACGCAGATGCAGAAGCTCCAGGAAGAGGCAAAGAAGAAGACCGTTGAGGCAAGCGCAGGCGGCGGCATGGTCACGGTGATGGCGAATGGCGCGAATGAACTGGTGTCGATAAAGATCGAGAAAGACGTGGTTAACCCTGATGATGTCGAGATGCTCCAGGACCTTATTCTCGCCGCTTCAAATGAGGCGCTGAGAAGGGCCCAGCAGATGGTGAGCGAGGAGATGAGCAAGCTCACCGGCGGCTTACAGCTTCCCGGCCTCGGCGGTCTCGGGAACATGTTTGGATGA
- the dnaX gene encoding DNA polymerase III subunit gamma/tau, translating into MSYLVLARKWRPQGFQDLIGQEPISRILTNALSQGKIAHAYIFSGPRGVGKTSTARILAKALNCEKGPTPTPCGTCAFCAAVADGSSVDVMEIDGASNNSVNDIRDLRERVKYAPAGGRYKVYIIDEAHMLSDSAFNALLKTLEEPPPHVVFVLATTAARKVPATVLSRCQHLPFRRVPVQKIKERLRLISESEGIRISDAAMELVARAAEGSMRDSLTILDQVSAFASEIGDVEIRDLLGIADFKALADLSAAVIEGDRKRILEIITELADTGTDFKSFAKDLMNFFRDLLVARVVERPTEILDVTEGELDVMSQILKTTSEDYLTVLLGEMIKAEADVRFAFSPRIGLEMALLRASFLESLKPVKEAIENIEAFLEDREEPHGKERKRQGGEGPTRISGEERTGQTKSRQVREKKSPALLPAETAHRPSAFGEEREEAAHPSPDDVSDIPESPEGAGDLWDSVIRKIEKINHPLASKLAGAAAGIDGGTLTITFNGGTSIHVDSVKKNQQVIEQIASEIAERKMSLKIETIKRRVAGKKELKEKVLSEPIVKEALALFDGRIVHIRPTEHSENGGRDV; encoded by the coding sequence ATGAGCTACCTTGTATTAGCGCGAAAATGGAGGCCCCAGGGTTTTCAGGACCTTATCGGTCAGGAACCCATCAGTCGCATTCTCACCAATGCCCTGTCTCAGGGGAAGATCGCCCACGCGTATATTTTCTCCGGTCCGAGGGGTGTGGGTAAGACGTCAACGGCACGCATACTGGCGAAGGCTCTGAATTGCGAAAAAGGGCCGACGCCCACTCCCTGCGGGACGTGCGCATTCTGTGCGGCAGTTGCTGATGGTTCATCAGTTGACGTGATGGAAATCGACGGCGCGTCGAACAACAGCGTGAACGATATCAGGGACCTGAGGGAGCGCGTCAAATATGCCCCTGCCGGCGGGAGGTACAAAGTATACATTATCGACGAAGCGCATATGCTTTCGGATTCTGCCTTCAATGCCCTCCTGAAGACCCTGGAAGAGCCGCCGCCCCATGTAGTCTTTGTCCTTGCGACGACGGCGGCCAGGAAGGTTCCTGCGACGGTCCTTTCGCGGTGCCAGCACCTCCCATTCAGGAGGGTCCCGGTCCAGAAGATCAAGGAGAGGCTGCGACTCATTTCCGAGTCTGAGGGGATCCGGATATCCGATGCTGCTATGGAATTGGTAGCAAGGGCTGCCGAGGGGAGTATGAGGGACTCCCTGACGATCCTCGATCAGGTCTCGGCCTTTGCCTCTGAGATCGGGGATGTTGAGATAAGGGACCTCCTCGGCATCGCGGACTTCAAGGCCCTTGCTGATCTCTCTGCCGCCGTTATAGAAGGGGACAGGAAGCGTATCCTCGAGATTATCACCGAGCTTGCCGACACTGGTACGGATTTTAAGTCTTTTGCAAAGGACCTCATGAACTTCTTCAGGGATCTCCTTGTTGCAAGGGTTGTTGAGAGACCGACCGAGATACTCGATGTTACGGAAGGAGAACTCGATGTCATGAGTCAGATCCTGAAGACAACGTCCGAAGATTATCTGACGGTCCTGCTGGGTGAGATGATAAAGGCCGAGGCCGACGTACGATTTGCGTTTTCGCCGCGCATCGGACTCGAAATGGCCCTCCTCAGAGCGAGTTTCCTCGAGAGCCTCAAACCGGTGAAAGAAGCGATCGAGAATATCGAAGCATTCCTTGAAGACCGGGAAGAACCTCATGGGAAGGAGAGAAAGAGACAGGGAGGAGAAGGTCCGACCCGGATTTCCGGGGAAGAAAGAACAGGCCAGACAAAGAGCAGGCAGGTGAGAGAAAAAAAGAGCCCTGCTCTTTTGCCGGCAGAAACTGCTCATAGGCCTTCGGCTTTTGGAGAAGAAAGGGAGGAAGCTGCTCATCCCTCTCCTGACGATGTGTCAGATATTCCTGAATCTCCGGAGGGTGCTGGAGATCTCTGGGACTCCGTCATCCGGAAGATAGAGAAGATCAACCATCCCCTGGCTTCCAAACTTGCAGGGGCTGCTGCGGGCATCGATGGCGGAACCCTGACGATAACCTTTAATGGAGGAACGTCCATACACGTCGATTCCGTGAAAAAGAACCAGCAGGTGATAGAGCAGATAGCCTCGGAGATCGCGGAGAGGAAGATGTCCCTGAAGATCGAAACCATAAAGAGAAGAGTAGCCGGCAAGAAGGAACTCAAGGAAAAGGTCTTGTCAGAACCTATCGTAAAGGAAGCGCTGGCATTGTTTGACGGCAGGATTGTTCATATACGACCGACAGAACATTCAGAGAACGGAGGGAGAGATGTCTAA